ctctgcccactgtcagaagggcgtccctggcagtctctgggctgtgaagaacgccctccCTGACAGTATTTATCcataaccctgtactgtcagaggttgtgttccttaccacccagtgatgacgctaagtggtgaggaacactgaattcagcgcactgtccgctttctagcagtatataaagctACATGTTCCTGAGGAcaagagaggtcctctttaaggagtgcACCTGAATTATCAAAGGAGTTGTCCATGAATTTCAGGACTCAGAAAGAAGCCCTGGGAAGGTTAAAGAAAAATAAACTACAAATATCATACCGATCTGGTCCAGCGTGAGCCTTTCCTTTGCCAGCAGAAGTCCTATGTGCCACGTGACTGCAGAGGATACTAATCCAGCCACAGGAAGGGAACGGTGATGTCACTCTCCCATGTTTCCAGTCATGGGTGGTGCAGGACTTTCAATTAGCAAAAGTTTGGACcagacagtggcggcagggacaggtgagaatgtgttttttgttttttttaccttccccagcCTCTTTCCTGAGTCCTGAAATTTGTTTGCAACCCCATTAATAGTTTGGAGCCTCTTAAAGAGAAGCTTTTATGTTCTCATCAATATGTGGTAGTACACACTGATAAAAAGCTAAGATATTGCATTGAATGCAGCACAatcagctttcccggtatgtgccctaGTGCTGGACATATGAGTGCTattaatttcagcactgatatttCCCCACTGTCATAAGTGGCGGTCCTTACATCCTAGCATCATtgctgaattcatcacactgaCTCTCTAGCAGTCTATAATACCACACATCAGTGagaacgtgaaaggtcctctttaatcattgAGATATAGGTttcaggtgggaatacccctctaAATGCTACTGAAATTAGCCTAAATCAATTAGATTGGCCTACCTCCATTATATTGTGAAGGTAGGGCAATTTCAGAAGCCTTCAAATGTTCACTAACTTTTCACACAACGTATGCGGCTCAATTCGTAATTACCCCAACCTACACGCAATTGCAAATCACTTTCATAAaccaaaaaaattacattttctaccctaaaaactattttataagtcCTGCCACCACAGGGCTCCTATCTTTTAAATCTACTATCCACTGCCTGTTACTAAGTAAAATCTGCCCTTAGTAGCAGAGGAATGCAGGAAGTAGGTGGGCAGGGCCAGCAGCTCCTTCACAAGTATAATCTCTGCACAGGCACTTCTCTCCTCCTCTCTGCTCTGTGCTCACCTCTCTGTATCTGCTCACAAGCATAGCGTCTCTTCTTTGGACAGAGTGAGGTATGTTTATTGGTGCTGAATTCTGTTCCTGTGATAACGGATGGATTGGGGGCAAAGACGTGCAAATTACTTTGGTCTTCTGCCTCAGCATGAGAATCAGAGGAGATAGGCGCTTGTGAAAAGATTTTGCTAATGTTTGACCACAGACATTTAGTATATACACTACAGTGCATATATAAGACCCGTCCAGGTAGTGCCATCAATTGGATGAGGCTTTGTGCACACTCCTGAGCCTCGTGGCAAGTGTTGCTTGGTAGACTCCTGCCAGGGATCCACAATATGGCCCCTTGCTCTGAGTTAAATGCAGGTCAAGGTGAAAGTAAAAAGGGTCAATTATCCCCAGACACTTGTGTGGTATATACACAGGAGTTCCCTGAATGGTATCAAGAACAGGGGTTACCTGACCCCAGTTTTCAGGTGCTAATATTGGAGTGTATGTTGTGCATGCGCAGCACTCTACATTCATGCCTATAGGAGCTCAGAAATGTAGTACTCAAATGACACAAATGTGAATCAGGAGTTTGTTTCCTAGATGGGTGTGGGTCCCAAAGGAGCATCTATTGCCTATAATGTGTCTGGCTAGTCTAGCCCTTTTAAAAGGCAGCACTTGTCATCTGTATTATGGCCAGAACACCTGAGCCTCCAGCATTCTCTTGTAATCTAACCTAGTATAGGTATAGTGAGAGGTTTGGCTATTACACTCACAATGTGGACATGTTGTGGACTTCTGAAAATGTCAATGCAAGGTAtgtgatttattaaaggggtcagTTATAGCACGTTACCCCCATTCCAAAGGATAGAGAGTAACCTGCGTCCCATAGGCCACGATTGAACACTAGAGATAGCCAAATGGTGTGTTTCGGTTATCTACAGCAGTTCTATTGACAGTCCCGCTGCTTTGTTCAAAATTGAGGTTTCCTCCTCTCTATTTTGGGTGATGGTTTTGTTTTTCCTCCCTGCAAGAAGGTGTCTCCATTTGTTTTTGCATGTTTTGGATCACTATATTAGTGATATTGAAAGTGTGGGTTAAAGGGTTACAGCAATGGGTTAATGGTCCGGTCCAACTAATTTCAAGTGGATTGGACGAGACTTAAATGaaagaggaaaataaaaaaaacaaaacgaatGACACCTGTTTCAATGTTGCCGCCTGAACTTTGCAGGACTGGAAGTGATAACATCCCACTGTAGGATAAATGGTTGCTGCAGCCCATCACTGTCCTCCGCGGTGGCATGTAACTGCTGAGACCAATGACCGGTTACAGCGATCGCTTGACTGTGTTAGCATAGAATAAATGGGACGGCCATGTTGATTCAGTAGTTTGGTCAGATCCTACGGTGACTGTGCACCCATTGAAGTGTCAGCTGAGTGTCACCCTTGATTTTGTGATAGTGAAAGGGTGTCATATAAAGATTGTATTATGATAATCCAGTACCTGAGACCGCAATGATGCACCAACAGAATATCTCAAGGGAAACCAAATGGACATAACGTTCTGAAGAGTttgctgactactttgttctagTAGTGGTTATTGAGACCAGACAGAAGCTGCAGTTCATTAACTATAGGTTTATGTTCTAACTTTTCCACAGGTGGCGAACCGATGGCACTGGGTTCACCAACATCTCCGAAGCCTGGTGGCGGTGCCCAGTTCCTACCTGGTTTCCTCATGGGGGATATACCGACACCTGTAACTCCACAGCCTCGACCATCACTGGGAGTTATGGAGCTGCGTTCGCCGATGATAGGAGGTATTATATGGATGTAGGAAACTGTAAATTATTTTATAGCTTCTGTAGCTTGTGGCCAGATTATACTAATATGTACATATACACACGATGGCCGTCAAAAGGTTGGATGCAGAGTTTCATTACTTTTTTATTTCAGTACCTCTTAGCGGATTGAGAGAAATAGGGCTACTttgaatctaaaatataaaatattctgGCTTCTTATTTTCAATATGAATATACAATGTAGAAAATGAACGAAAAGTTGTCACCACTTCTGACTGGTATTGTGTATAGATAcatagatttttttgtttttaggtaGTACTCCTCCTCAGCCTGTGGTTCCAGCTCATAAAGATAAGAGTGGCGCACCGCCTGTTGCCAGTATATACGATGACCTTCTAAGTCCGAGTCTTGGCTCTACACCTTTAGGTCCCAGAAAGCTGGTAAAGTATATTTTCTTTCTCACTTCTATGGAATTTATGGAAACCTAGCAGCACAGAGAGCTCTGCTGTTTTCATAAGCCAAACCTGTGGATACGCCATAAATGTGACGTAGAAGTACTGATGGCATTAAAGTACTTTGGATGTTATAGACAGCTGCAATATAGTACCAGCACAGCAATAAACCTGTGTTTCTGCTGTGATCTCTCTGCTCACTCTCCCtccatagggcgggttcacacctgcacccggtcttggacatgcagaactttgtgcccggtaaaaaaaaaaaaaaaaaaaccaaaacaacggTCTCGCCTTGGAGAGacacaagacgctcatgggcagacactttgcaaacctattcaagtgaacaggtttgaaaattgactgccggCTTTCCGTCtcgtgtccagtttctcgggcagaagacagaaatacgcaaagtggagaccgagcgctggtgtgaacccgcccatagtCTTCTATAGTCATGAGTGTAACAGTCTCTAAATGGATGTAGCAAAGTGTGTCATAGTGACCTTATACAGTAAATAAGCGTTTTAGTGCCACTTGGTgcctttaaaaaaacatttgctTTTGTTTTACATATCTCTGAATTTACCTAAAATCCGATTATAAAGTGCCATAAGAATAAATCCCAATATATCACAAGAAAATTACACAGAATGTATTTGAATAACTGAGCAAGGAAACCCATTAGAGCTTTGAATGGGTTAAGTAAAATCCAGATGTATATTGTCTCTCAACCTTGAGGATATCCTATAATTATGACTAGTAGATTTCTGTATCTCTTATGTTGTGACCTTTTGATTTCATATTAGTTACTATTTCTTGTTTAGGCAAACTTCTCTACAATACACGCGTCTCATACAGGGGTAATGCCGTCCACTCCGAGTGCATGTAAGTCATACAAAGTTTAAGCCAATTCCACCAAAGTTTGAATATTTATGTTGCAATGGCTAAACTCAAAGTTCCTATACTTTGGAGTCGAAAAATGTGCTGAGTGCTGTTCACTTCTTATGTGCTGTCACTAGGTGTCCTCCTTGTAGTACAAGTGCATTTCTTATGTATAGGAAAATATTGCTTATCTGTGTAAACTTGGTTCAGACAGcctaaagatgcaccagatttatcaagtgGCTTATGCCAAGCGAAACATTTAACTTCTCTTTAGACAATGTAGTCTAACTTTAGTCTCCCTTTGTGCCAAAACCTTAGCACAAATTTACACATCTTAGAAGACATGAACAGTCATTAGTTTCTGCGttgatatcactgcactgtagGAGGGGCTGACCATACAACAACAGCCCAGAGATGACCCTAAGGACGGCCCCTCTGACATTGCATTGATATTGGTACTGGAACTAATTGCACCAGTATCTCTGCAACCACAGGACATAACAGCAAAACTggcagtgcactaaattcagcgcaccgtcagcCTTCCAGCGATATGTAACACTACCTTTGTTAGGTCATGATgggttctctttaaccccttcccgacatccaccgtactagtacggtggatgccgGTTGTTTAACtatgggtgtctgctgtataggtttatacagtagacactcaGCGCTACTACGTACAATCGATACCTGTACCAATCGcacgcattaacccttctggtgcctcggtcaaagctgactgaagcGCCATCTTCCTTGTGATTGctggcacccggagtaagctctgGGGCTGGCGTtgcgtttagagatgagcgaacactgtttggatcagccgatccgaacagcacgctgactttgccggcggccggccagcgtcacaggtgcttccattcatttctatgggagcgtgctgttcggatcggctgtccgaacagtgttcgctcatctctagttgggttGCTATGACAGGCGGGAGTCTTGTGACGGCTCCCCGGTCTGTTATTCTATTTCTTCTATTACAGACTACGCTAGGTAGCCAGCAATAGAAtagccggtattttgcaatgcattgtattagtgatcagaccccctggggttcatcacccctaaggggtctaatagatgcaaaaaaaaaaaaaaaaaattagaaaaacccccaaaaactcaTTATTGGAGTGTTTTGCCTCTAAATCATTGACATATACCTTGCAATGAATTAGGTTTGGCTCAGGCCTTCTGTGTACCAGAAAGTCCCcctattatttttttctctagctattTGGGACTGTACGACTATGCCACTTGCATGTAAACTAAGCGGAGAACATCTGTTGCGGATTCTCTCTGGAATTTGCATTGCAAAACATTAGATTTCTTAAAACTTTGTCCACTTTGCTTCTACTGTAATACCCTAAGGATTTGCCGCCCACAAATCTGGATggaaaatgtgcaatgtgtagACTGAGTGTCAATATACCAAAACATTTACAAGCATCCTGTTCAATAGCTTGTCAGTAAGGGGATGTGCAGGTAACATTCACATTACTAATgcattattactaatatacagttTGCatgtataatattataaatgtacaaAATTACTGTTTGAAAGTGTTTCCTTTCTCTTGTCAGCCGCCAATGTTTTTAGTCCAGCATCCATTGTGCAAACAAGGAAAGGAACGCTATCTCCTGCACAAATAGATCCGTTTTACACACAAGGCGATTCCTTGACGTCTGACGACCAGCTTGATGATACTTGGGTTACAGTTTTCGGGTAAACAACAGCAGCATAAGATGGCAACATGAAGCCCTAAGTTTGGACCTTTCTGACCGCTTACAATAGGACGTTCTTTCACAAATAGTTTTAATGTACAGTAGCTGTCTGAttttgtgtatatttttattaaatagcTGAGCAACTATCTTATACTAGGGCAATGTTTATCAACCTTTTAGACCTGGGgtgccaaatatttttttttttttttttttgctaaaaggcagttttgatgtgttttttagtTTCTGAATTTACAgctgaaatatataaaaattagaaagcgtcactgcatttttttcgatGGTTTTAACGCTACCATCCCTGAATGCACCCATAAAGCTATACTATCCAGTGCATAGAAAAATTAATCATCTTTTCCATTGCCACGCTCCCTTACTCTCCTCCACATATAGTATCCCTCTCCTCATTGGCCCAACAGGCATGTGACAATGCTCTCCTTTGGCCAGTTGTGGCAAATGAATAAGAAACTAACACTTATCTATCCATGCATCCCTGGTGAGCTCTCCTGGTGTCTTCTCCAGctagagcaggaagctgaaagGTTTCCTGCTCAACATTATATTTGACTTCCCtgtgtcctaaggacacagatatAGTTGACTGGTGGGAATATGCCTGCAGGTTATCAGAGTGTTGTGGCACCCCGGTTGGGATTGGCTGCTGTAGCAAAATCAAGGATTTTCCTGCCTAAGGcccagggccccatgggacataaacgccacgatttgcccgcagcggagatgctgtgggaaaaatcacggcgttttacagtgcaagcaaaggggatgagattcatgcgaatcccatgcccactttgcggaagaaatcgcagtgcggacacgctgcaatttgcaaagccgttgtggctttgcaaatcgcagcctgtcaattatatctacggaaacgccggcggcgttTAGATGTAGTATTTCCTTGAAAAAGCATTTTTTAAGAAATCTGAGACTCAAGTTCAGTAGGGCAGTACCAGAATCTCCTAGGGTTTGAAAACCTGAGGCCCCGAAATGCCAAATATGGCTGACGTGCTAATGGTGTTTCTGTAGAACTGTCTAAAGGCACATTAATGCTCAGCATAGTGTCTCCTACAACGCCCTGTGGGTGGTTTGATGTTTTTCTTGGAGACACTCTCTAAGGGTTTCATCTGTGCTCCTATTTCCCTGTTCCATCATTGGCACAGCatcaaagctgcttttttttttcttttttttttttttaattaaaaaaaaaataatctgtccCTATGCTTATTAAACACCAATTGTACCCAGTTGACCCCATTGTGTACAATAGATTGATGACCATAGAGTTTCCATCTGTGTCTTGGCTTTTTGTCTGCTAGAGCTTTCAGCATAGATATGAGCCCatccatatatatttatatgttggTCTTATTTCAGTATTGGAACTAATGCATGTAACATTTGTGTTTAGATTCCCTCAAGCCTCCGCCTCTTACATTTTACTGCAGTTTGCTCAGTATGGGAATATAGTAAAACACTTGGTAAGGAACGTTTTCAATGGTATTCTAGTGACTTAGTAAGTTTAACAAATTCTGATGCTCCTCTCTTTATTTCATTTGCAGATGTCTAATGCAGGGAATTGGATGCACATACAGTACCAGTCCAAGCTACAGGCAAGGAAAGCGTTAAGTAAAGATGGCAAGATATTTGGCGACTGCATTATGATTGGTGTGAAACCTTGCATTGATAAGGTAAAAGCAATGTAATAGAACTTGTACTGACCTTGTACAGGTTTACACAAGCGAATATCGTGAGGTTGTCACATTGTGACCGCTGATTTTGGAAGTAATGGTTTGTGCTCCTAAATTCTGTTCTACTCCCCTCCCACCACAGTGGTCTTTGTATAGGTCACATAGCATGATAAGAAAGCACTTCCATAGTTGTCAGTGAATATCTATAGACTATTGTCTTtggtccatgtggctgctgtaaaaggtatcactaaatgctgttagcagctcaggcaagatggccacacTCATAAACTTAATACTTTTCACTTCTCCACGAGATGAATCTTACTGTTGGACGCGTCATTGCTTTGCCTCTGATCACTAAAAGGTGGTAGCTGCTGTTTGCTCATTGGCCATCCATGGAGTAATTGTATAGTTAAGTTGTGACGCAAGCGTACTGGCGCTCCTGTAACCCTTTGGGCAAAGTGCTCCTGTTTCCCATACATCTCATAGAGTATTTATGGCACATTGCACAAAGATATTGAAGGGTGTAATGGGCTGTCCTTTGCTATTTGTCAATAAAACTAGTACAGTAGCCATTTTATTGATGTAACATTAATGTCTGTTTCTAGAGTGTAATGGACAGTAATGAGAAGACGTCGGTGTCATCGGTCACTTCAGTCTTCACACCACCAGTTAAAGCTTTCGGTACCCCTACACAACAAATTGGTACTCCAAGATCAGGAATGAGACCGCTTGCTGCAGCATACAGAGCGTCAACTAGTGACTACCAGGTATTTAACGTTTTCGGTGAAATAAGGAGTCTGTCacatggtggaaagtgaagaAAAATGAGGTGtatttctgcttcaaattcctcttcactttcggACCCTCTGGCTTTTCACTGTGGCTTTCAGTTGCTAATTAAGCTGAAGTCAATGGCGTTAGTCAGCAGAGTGTCTCGGGTTCTCCAACTGAGTCAGGATCAAGCAGAGCACACACCTGacaattctgaagcatctttTCTTTGAGCTCTGTGTTCTCTTTCCTGTTTTATTCCTCTTAGATTTACTGTATATGAGTGAAAGGGTGGGGATAAATACTCCCAGCTGTCAATTCATTTGGGGTGTGTATCCCTACAgtttgacactgtccaatcagtgctgctGTTGTTGGACTttgttggggaaaagaagggtgagggtgagttcacactagcgcccgatctccgctttgcaggtttccgtcttctgctcgagaaaatggacaggagttggaaaccggcagtcagttttcaaacccattcatttgaatggatttgcaaagtgaccacccgtgagagtcttctgcctctacgggggcaaaaccgtttttttttttgtttttttttaacctggcaCAAAGtctgtacatgcaggactttgcgtccggtttaaaaacaaaacacacatacGGTTTTGCCCCAGAGACCAGAAGACTCTCacgagcggacactgactgctgggtttccgtgtcctgttcagtttctcgggctgaagacagaaacccacaaagtggagaccgggtgctggtgtgaacccgccctaactcctACCTGTCAGTTTGATACATTTCCAAgagttataaaaagaaaaaaaaaaaaacccactgctcCAGAATTTAGATTTTCCTAGTGAATATACATTTATTAAAACTGATTATCTATTCGCTCAATAAACAAATGCATGAGGAGTCCATGAAAACTGGCACCACTCGGGTGCAAAATAACCATGAAAAATAACAGTAATCCCTGTCGAGGCATGACTCCTTACCTGGCAAAATCAGTTCTTTGCTATGGATACTTGGGATAAGTTGAAGGCTACAGTATACAgatttataatataattataatttattttttttcttcaaggtTTTGTCAGACAAACAAACCCCTAAAAAGGATGAGAGCCTCGTATCTAAAGCCATGGAATTTGTGTTTGGATGGTAGTTGTAAATCTGTGAGACTTCTCATACTCACTGCCACATTTCTGGGTTAGTTCTATAACCGCTCCTGGCAGTTCAGTGCTGACTAGAATACACCAGCCTTGCCTTTTGTTATTTGTACAGATGGGCAGAGATTTCTCCCACTGAGTACCAGGCTTGGTTTTCTTATCTCCTGTGTATGACTGTATTAGTGTGTTGCTGCTTGGACTCTGACTAGTCAATGAATGTAATATTTCATCCGAACACAGAAAAGATTACAAGACCAAAGGAAACCTCAACTCCTGCCGTTTAACTCCTTCTGTTCTCTCTCAGTAATGCACTACTTACTTTCCTGGATGCAACTTTTGGAATCTTTGTGCGTCATTGTTTTATGTCCTAATTGTTTGTAAACTTTCCTGATATTTTGTAAAAATGTGGAGGTCTGTCGCTTGAACACATTTTACCGTTTTATTCTTTTCTAATAAATATTCAAAATGTTTTTGTCACGCAATCCAGTCTGAGAAGGCATCGAATGTAgataagtgttttttgttttgcccAGACTTTATATGGCCACACAAAAGATGGGGTATCCATTTTTGTGTCTCAGTTTTAATCTTTGCTTTTAATTAACCAAAACTAATATCATCCTAGCACTTTATTCAGTAGATTagattcctttgcacagtggagcttAATAAGAatccacacacctaattggtggtctctccctatggagtgacgatatccccccaaccctgtctaagtctctcacctctgccagatcagtcctctctgcaccaagctgatgagatgcaagaacatcgaaacagctgtccttggctgggggactgtacctggtaaaatcccaacatcattgcaaacaaaggcctctgagaaggtcggcatgatgttaaagggagcgccctctattggtttgcttgactgagactctgtcttcctaattacatcatggaagacagaattgcacattctcagtgagcgccctctaatggtgtgcatgcctgaggcactggcatcctaattacatcatggaagtcagatttgcatattcttcccatgtagatTAGATTAGTCAGGTACACTTGTTAATTCCAGATCACATGGTGTGAAACTGTTCTTGAGATTTATTCACACAGTCCAaatgtttcagtttttttttcccttctttgcATGCACATTACATTTAGCACTgatgaatataagaaatgtataatttatatatttaatatacagtaCAGGCCAAAAGTTTGGACGCACCTTCTCATGCAAagggttttctgtattttcatgactatgaaaatttaagattcacactgaaggcatcaaaactatgaattaacacatgtggaattatatacttaaagggatcctatcactcatacacaattttttttctaggtaccatgtcagaatagccttaagaaaggctattcttctcctaccttttgtcatcttctccgtgccaccgttccccCTACAATCacggtttttctcagtatgcaaattagcacaAAGACATATAGCGCCTTACCTCTATAGATCACATCGTATATCCAGAATGGAAATCAATATTTGTAACATCAGCAGCGGTCGCATAAATACACGGCTGCTATCCTATACTATTCTGTCGTAGTCTTAAAGGGACACACACTTAATTTATCAAGACTCCTAAGGATATCCGCAACAACTGGTATAATACCAAGAGTAGATAACCTTCcattcctcaggtatatttacATGGGAGAGAGTAGAGGTGTATGAAGAGGAAGGAACAGACACATGTATGTATAGAATACGGGAAGGGAGAGGAAAGGTGAggacaaaatatattttattaccctagaaaaaaaaaaaagggcaaaagCTAACTGTTCAGTAATCCCTCCTGGGGATACTGACTCAAACCTATGTATCCATCTGCACTCATTTTGAAGTAATAACCTATCCTTACAATCGGCGTATCACATACATTGACAATATCGTTGTAGTTCTCATTTAGTTTTTCCTATATTCCTGATATTCTCACCAGTTTTTAAACTCATGACTTTAgtctttgggctagttcacacgtgggcaaaggggagttttttgacagcggatttcgcttcaaaaaccgcccctttaacatggtggtctatgtagactgctagc
This region of Leptodactylus fuscus isolate aLepFus1 chromosome 8, aLepFus1.hap2, whole genome shotgun sequence genomic DNA includes:
- the NUP35 gene encoding nucleoporin NUP35 produces the protein MSAFSLETLGGEPMALGSPTSPKPGGGAQFLPGFLMGDIPTPVTPQPRPSLGVMELRSPMIGGSTPPQPVVPAHKDKSGAPPVASIYDDLLSPSLGSTPLGPRKLANFSTIHASHTGVMPSTPSASANVFSPASIVQTRKGTLSPAQIDPFYTQGDSLTSDDQLDDTWVTVFGFPQASASYILLQFAQYGNIVKHLMSNAGNWMHIQYQSKLQARKALSKDGKIFGDCIMIGVKPCIDKSVMDSNEKTSVSSVTSVFTPPVKAFGTPTQQIGTPRSGMRPLAAAYRASTSDYQVLSDKQTPKKDESLVSKAMEFVFGW